The following proteins come from a genomic window of Trifolium pratense cultivar HEN17-A07 linkage group LG4, ARS_RC_1.1, whole genome shotgun sequence:
- the LOC123922883 gene encoding putative pentatricopeptide repeat-containing protein At1g12700, mitochondrial, translated as MLSISRLRYAFLSVSSSIPNRQSRQPLPSFIDNLDDAVSSFNRILYTNSTKSIIEFNKILSSLVKINHYPTASSFSQQMEPTGIQPCIVTLSILMNCFCHIGKLNFAFSILAKFLKLGYKPDIVILTTLLKGLCLNGKVNLCFHDDVIVKGFRFDHVSYATLINGLCKIGRTRASVLVLRKIELMVRVKPDVVMYNTIIDSLCQEFLSSYVSMSCRGDD; from the exons ATGTTATCAATCTCAAGATTAAGGTATGCATTTCTCTCTGTTAGTTCTTCCATTCCCAATAGACAATCTCGTCAACCTCTTCCTTCTTTCATTGACAATCTTGACGATGCTGTTTCCTCATTCAATCGAATCCTTTATACAAACTCTACCAAATCCATCATCGAATTTAACAAAATCTTATCTTCTCTTGTTAAGATCAACCATTACCCTACAGCTAGTTCCTTTTCTCAACAAATGGAACCAACTGGAATTCAACCATGTATTGTTACTTTAAGCATCTTGATGAATTGTTTCTGCCATATTGGTAAACTCAACTTTGCATTTTCAATATTAGCCAAGTTTCTCAAATTAGGTTATAAGCCGGATATTGTAATCTTGACTACACTTTTGAAAGGACTGTGTCTTAATGGTAAGGTTAACCTTTGCTTTCATGATGATGTTATAGTGAAAGGTTTTCGTTTTGATCATGTTAGTTACGCGACTTTGATTAATGGGTTATGTAAAATCGGACGAACAAGAGCTTCCGTGCTAGTTCTTAGAAAGATTGAATTAATGGTTAGGGTTAAGCCTGACGTGGTAATGTACAACACAATTATTGATAGTCTGtgtcaag AGTTTCTATCTTCTTATGTCTCAATGAGTTGTCGAGGAGATGACTAG